From Oscillatoria salina IIICB1, one genomic window encodes:
- the dacB gene encoding D-alanyl-D-alanine carboxypeptidase/D-alanyl-D-alanine endopeptidase codes for MINFYLRLGKSFTLLLLLLGVWRNNLAIAASTPRVSVAEATIATDLEAKVCPRDLAREIEAIINRSEWQRSRWGLLVQSQVGSRVLYALNAQNYFIPASNVKLLTTAAALRYLGADFRIRTPVYATGTIPHLTSLRLVGKGDPTLTTSILQELAKQLKNQGVRQIEQLIVEDGYFTSPAILPSWEWEDVNFYYGTAVNSLILNENAVTLTLLPQEQGQPVQLDWSDDLAATQWLVENQALTATPGTPYTVEINGVLGKPVLQIKGELAADAEPDPWGLAIADPANYFLETWRTLLEAEGIMVKRGLVTTTPELTNSVTPMAVITSPPLAELLQKTNQPSNNLYADAILKTLGATSGVSSLIVLKQTLTRLGVNPESYLLIDGSGLSRHNLVSPEAVVQTLKLISKTKDAEIYRKSLPVAGVSGTLKRRFLNTVLAGDLQAKTGTMTGISTLSGYLDIPDYRPLVFSIMINQSDRSVTAQRQAIDEIVLLLRKLRSC; via the coding sequence ATGATAAATTTTTACTTAAGATTGGGAAAAAGTTTCACGCTATTACTGTTGTTATTGGGTGTTTGGCGTAATAATCTAGCGATCGCTGCATCGACACCTAGGGTAAGCGTTGCTGAAGCTACAATCGCCACAGATCTAGAAGCTAAAGTCTGTCCGAGGGATTTGGCTAGAGAAATTGAAGCAATTATCAATCGCTCGGAATGGCAGCGATCGCGTTGGGGTCTCCTGGTACAATCTCAAGTTGGATCTCGCGTTCTCTATGCCCTCAATGCCCAAAATTACTTTATTCCTGCTTCTAATGTCAAATTACTAACAACTGCTGCCGCGCTTCGTTATTTAGGTGCAGATTTTCGCATTCGTACCCCTGTCTATGCTACTGGGACAATTCCTCATTTGACTAGTTTACGTCTCGTAGGCAAGGGCGATCCCACACTCACTACCTCAATTTTACAAGAACTGGCAAAACAACTGAAAAATCAAGGCGTACGACAAATCGAACAACTGATCGTCGAAGATGGTTATTTCACTTCACCTGCGATTTTACCTAGTTGGGAATGGGAGGATGTCAATTTTTATTATGGAACGGCGGTTAATAGCTTAATTCTCAATGAAAATGCCGTTACTTTAACTTTACTACCTCAAGAACAAGGTCAACCAGTACAGCTTGATTGGTCAGACGATCTCGCTGCGACACAATGGCTGGTAGAAAATCAAGCTTTGACAGCCACTCCGGGAACTCCCTACACAGTAGAAATCAATGGGGTTCTCGGTAAACCTGTCCTGCAAATTAAAGGAGAGTTAGCGGCTGATGCCGAACCCGATCCTTGGGGTTTAGCGATCGCCGATCCCGCTAATTATTTTTTGGAGACTTGGCGCACTCTTCTCGAAGCTGAGGGTATTATGGTGAAGCGAGGACTGGTAACTACTACCCCAGAACTGACTAACTCAGTAACTCCGATGGCAGTCATTACCTCTCCACCCCTAGCAGAATTATTACAAAAAACGAATCAACCCAGCAATAATCTTTATGCTGATGCTATCTTAAAAACCCTTGGGGCAACTTCTGGTGTGAGTAGTTTAATTGTTCTCAAACAAACATTAACTCGCTTGGGAGTTAACCCAGAAAGTTATCTCTTAATCGATGGTTCGGGATTATCTCGTCATAACTTAGTCAGTCCCGAAGCAGTGGTACAAACGTTAAAATTAATTAGCAAAACTAAAGATGCAGAAATTTATCGCAAATCTTTACCCGTTGCTGGCGTTAGCGGAACCCTAAAGCGGCGCTTTCTCAACACCGTCTTAGCAGGCGATTTACAAGCCAAAACTGGCACAATGACTGGCATTTCTACTCTTTCCGGATATTTAGACATTCCTGACTATCGTCCGCTCGTTTTTAGCATTATGATTAACCAGTCCGATCGGTCTGTAACCGCGCAGCGTCAAGCGATTGACGAAATTGTTTTACTGCTGAGGAAACTACGTTCTTGTTAA
- a CDS encoding GumC family protein, with the protein MVASGNPAPLIPNFSNYQPLPQYQPLTWQGNTEESFDLRQLLTVARRRRWLILGTSLLVGSGVAVRNLDREQVYAGKFRLLVEPVTTDPTTNIVAENQPLSASRLDYATQIQVLWSNQVLSPISEAIKQKYPEINYNSLAQNLKISQVNNTKILEISYQNSDPEKIKFVLEQVAEGYIAYSWQKQQGSLQQGLEFVNVQLPKLQEEVNQLQAELQKFRQENNFIEPSAQAQTLSSTLNNLAVAKEENQTQLAEMESLATNLQAQLELDLDQAVTISALSAAPRYQELLDRLQQIEQQIALESARFTEISPLIQKLQEQKQNLLPLLAAEARAVLGSDNVDSEVQFLAASPNPLRLQLTQSLVETNNKILLLKVREENLAKTELELRNSLDKLAELDRKHTDLQRNLKLKAENLQRFLLLRENLRIQQAQEALPWQLLDEVKSPQKNVSPSKSRSLLIAAIAGLLAGGGAALVAEKLDRVFHSPEELHKTTNLPILGTIPFQKKIEESPGTSEKNSSRGRYQVSAFSEAFRSLNTNIQFLSSDAKIHSLVVSSSVPMEGKSTISFNLAQAAAAMGQKVLLVDADLRRPQVHIMAEISNVWGLSQVIAQDISAQDVIQQTAWEDNFYILTAGKIPPDPTRLLAARKMQKLIQYWQEKFDLVIFDTPPLLGLVDARLLAKYTDGIVMVVGLDRTDKSVFKEVWSGLQMSQSNLLGVVANGIKGYTPTSVQTYSDYYPAIASPT; encoded by the coding sequence ATGGTTGCTTCTGGAAATCCTGCGCCCCTAATACCTAACTTTTCTAATTATCAGCCACTACCTCAATATCAACCTTTAACTTGGCAAGGAAATACTGAGGAGTCATTCGATCTTCGTCAATTATTAACTGTTGCTCGTCGTCGTCGCTGGTTGATTCTAGGTACTAGCTTACTTGTCGGTTCTGGGGTGGCAGTGAGAAACTTAGATCGAGAACAAGTTTATGCAGGGAAATTTCGGCTATTAGTCGAACCAGTTACTACAGATCCGACTACTAATATTGTTGCCGAAAATCAGCCTTTGTCAGCTTCAAGACTCGATTATGCTACGCAAATCCAAGTCCTTTGGAGTAATCAGGTTCTGTCGCCTATTTCTGAGGCAATTAAACAAAAATATCCCGAAATAAACTACAATTCTCTAGCACAAAATTTAAAAATTAGTCAGGTCAATAATACCAAAATTTTAGAGATTAGTTATCAGAATTCTGACCCAGAAAAAATTAAATTTGTTTTAGAACAGGTTGCTGAAGGTTATATTGCTTACTCTTGGCAAAAACAACAAGGAAGTCTCCAGCAAGGGTTAGAATTTGTCAATGTTCAATTGCCGAAGTTGCAAGAAGAAGTTAACCAACTGCAAGCCGAACTGCAAAAATTCCGTCAGGAAAATAATTTTATCGAACCTAGCGCTCAAGCACAAACATTATCTAGCACTTTAAATAATCTCGCGGTAGCCAAAGAAGAAAATCAAACCCAATTAGCTGAAATGGAATCTTTGGCGACAAATTTGCAAGCGCAATTAGAATTAGATTTAGACCAAGCAGTTACAATTTCGGCTTTAAGTGCGGCTCCTCGCTATCAAGAATTACTCGATCGCTTGCAGCAGATCGAGCAACAAATTGCCTTGGAATCAGCAAGATTTACCGAAATCAGCCCGCTTATCCAAAAATTGCAAGAACAAAAGCAAAATTTATTACCTTTGCTGGCGGCGGAAGCCAGAGCGGTTTTAGGAAGCGATAATGTTGACAGTGAAGTCCAATTTTTAGCGGCTTCTCCTAATCCCCTGCGGTTACAACTTACTCAAAGTTTGGTAGAAACAAATAATAAAATTTTGTTGCTTAAAGTCAGAGAAGAAAATTTGGCGAAGACAGAATTAGAGTTGCGAAATTCTCTAGATAAGCTAGCAGAATTAGACCGAAAACATACCGATTTGCAAAGAAACTTAAAACTCAAAGCTGAGAATTTACAACGCTTTTTGTTATTACGGGAAAATTTACGCATTCAACAAGCACAAGAAGCGTTACCTTGGCAATTACTAGACGAAGTAAAATCACCACAAAAAAATGTTTCTCCCTCAAAAAGTCGTAGTTTGTTGATTGCAGCGATCGCTGGTTTACTTGCGGGTGGAGGTGCAGCTTTAGTAGCCGAAAAACTCGATCGTGTTTTTCACTCACCAGAAGAATTACACAAGACTACTAATTTACCAATTTTAGGAACAATTCCTTTTCAAAAAAAAATAGAAGAATCGCCAGGAACCAGCGAAAAAAATTCTTCTCGGGGACGCTATCAAGTATCGGCTTTTTCAGAAGCATTTCGTTCTTTAAACACTAATATTCAATTTCTCAGTAGCGATGCCAAAATTCATTCTTTAGTTGTGAGTTCGTCAGTGCCAATGGAAGGTAAATCGACGATTAGTTTTAATTTAGCACAGGCGGCAGCCGCAATGGGACAAAAAGTATTATTAGTAGATGCCGATCTGCGCCGCCCTCAAGTACATATAATGGCAGAAATATCTAATGTTTGGGGTCTTTCTCAGGTAATTGCTCAAGATATTTCGGCACAAGATGTTATTCAACAAACTGCTTGGGAAGATAATTTTTATATTTTAACTGCTGGTAAAATCCCACCAGATCCTACTCGTTTACTGGCTGCTCGAAAGATGCAAAAATTAATTCAATATTGGCAAGAAAAGTTTGATTTAGTAATTTTTGATACGCCACCTTTGCTAGGTTTAGTAGATGCGCGTCTGCTGGCTAAGTATACTGATGGGATCGTGATGGTAGTAGGATTGGACAGAACTGATAAATCAGTATTTAAGGAAGTTTGGTCAGGGCTACAAATGTCTCAGAGTAATTTGCTAGGTGTGGTAGCTAATGGAATCAAGGGCTACACCCCTACTTCAGTTCAAACTTATTCGGACTACTATCCCGCGATCGCGTCACCAACTTAA